One Phragmites australis chromosome 23, lpPhrAust1.1, whole genome shotgun sequence DNA window includes the following coding sequences:
- the LOC133906818 gene encoding tryptamine hydroxycinnamoyltransferase 1-like, whose amino-acid sequence MHSLVLTTRTHTKTEAPYVLSGLTPTKTCKLSAWRPWTCRRSGASSYPRRTVFDLVAPTYHVTVLFAFSPPNPTDDVLIDALAATLPHFPLLTARLELRCRPDHPRRRPFFVTGKGGAGALVVEAAVSSALSDHLRLVPSPDLALLHTPVDKGTPHLLQLQINRFACGGPVIASSAHRQAADGYSMSTFFYAWVDRPVPYGPGGLVPRCPPRCEFEHRGAEFLPLSSPHKNGASSRQAPVRVDPSEITNMLLHCTSGFVAKLKARAQNRYTTFETVSAHLWKKITVARGRVDDAAHTSLNVSVNGRARLGTDAVPRGFFGNVVLTAKSWTSARDLARGSLADAAALVRAGVLAVDRMYFQSFIDFGVLHGDEELEPFLYLYTCAKSDTGHFSLCEAFCTVAAHCPVTYFDTMSKFFLLVESVGIVAQLLCYANQLIKIAQIPAILIVSME is encoded by the exons ATGCACTCCTTAGTACTCACGACACGTACACACACGAAGACAGAGGCTCCGTACGTGCTTTCAGGTCTCACGCCAACTAAGACGTGCAAGCTATCTGCATGGAGACCATGGACGTGCAGGCGCAGCGGAGCTTCGTCGTACCCGCGCCGCACCGTGTTCGACCTCGTCGCGCCGACCTACCACGTCACCGTCCTCTTCGCCTTCTCCCCACCCAACCCCACCGACGACGTCCTCATCGACGCTCTGGCCGCCACCCTGCCGCACTTCCCGCTCCTCACCGCCCGCCTCGAGCTCAGGTGCCGCCCCGACCATCCGCGACGACGTCCGTTCTTCGTCACGGGCAAAGGCGGCGCGGGTGCTCTCGTCGTGGAGGCCGCGGTGTCGTCCGCGCTCTCGGACCACCTCCGGCTCGTGCCGTCGCCGGACCTCGCGCTCCTGCACACGCCGGTCGACAAGGGCACGCCGCACCTGCTCCAGCTGCAGATCAACCGCTTCGCGTGCGGCGGCCCCGTGATCGCCTCCTCGGCGCACCGCCAGGCCGCCGACGGCTACTCCATGTCCACCTTCTTCTACGCGTGGGTCGACCGCCCCGTGCCGTACGGACCGGGAGGTCTCGTGCCGCGTTGTCCGCCACGGTGCGAGTTCGAGCACCGCGGCGCCGAGTTCTTGCCCCTGTCATCGCCGCACAAGAACGGTGCAAGCAGCCGTCAGGCTCCTGTCCGCGTCGACCCTTCCGAGATCACCAACATGCTGCTGCATTGCACGAGCGGGTTCGTCGCCAAGCTCAAGGCCCGAGCGCAGAACAGGTACACGACCTTCGAGACCGTGTCGGCCCACCTCTGGAAGAAGATCACGGTCGCGCGCGGGCGGGTTGACGACGCCGCGCACACGTCGCTAAACGTCTCGGTCAACGGCCGTGCGCGGCTGGGGACGGACGCCGTGCCCAGGGGGTTCTTCGGCAACGTCGTGCTCACGGCGAAATCCTGGACGAGCGCCAGGGACTTGGCCCGCGGCAGCCTCGCCGACGCAGCGGCGCTGGTTCGCGCCGGCGTCCTCGCCGTCGACCGGATGTACTTCCAGTCGTTCATCGACTTCGGGGTGCTGCACGGCGACGAGGAGCTGGAGCC ATTTCTCTACCTGTACACCTGTGCTAAGTCTGATACTGGGCATTTCAGTCTGTGTGAGGCCTTCTGTACTGTTGCAGCTCATTGTCCAGTGACTTACTTTGATAcaatgtccaaattctttctgctAGTTGAG TCTGTTGGGATAGTTGCTCAATTGCTCTGCTATGCAAATCAGCTAATTAAG ATAGCTCAGATTCCTGCTATTTTAATTGTCTCTATGGAATAA
- the LOC133906317 gene encoding uncharacterized protein LOC133906317, which yields MASSGSSTLPPSSSDAIKPECFDGTGFKRWQARTRLWLMELGLFWVLNEEPPAPQGEAVLDEVERTRLDALRARWEKANASALARLLAVLSNRLFDVYVSFGEARKVWTELNDKYAESDNDNESFMVASYLNFRMGDGRSVMEQIHELQLIVRDLGQYGCVLPENFQINAILAKLPTSWRDFVTARRHLKQRLTLNELIAAINVEEKSKAGYGGGKVPAQANLVEHKNHPGKNAKKENTKPGFSGPKANAMKKKKKPEIVCYVCGESDHKANRCRNRKGKGPTPEQQKAAKA from the coding sequence ATGGCTAGTTCTGGCTCCTCCACCTTACCTCCGTCTTCCTCGGACGCAATTAAGCCTGAGTGCTTTGATGGGACCGGCTTTAAGCGCTGGCAGGCCCGGACGAGGCTGTGGTTGATGGAGCTCGGTTTATTCTGGGTCCTCAACGAAGAGCCGCCCGCCCCCCAGGGGGAAGCCGTGCTAGACGAGGTTGAAAGAACGCGTCTTGACGCGTTAAGGGcccgttgggagaaggcaaatgcTTCTGCCCTGGCACGTCTCTTGGCCGTTCTGTCGAACAGGCTCTTCGACGTCTACGTGAGCTTCGGGGAAGCGCGGAAGGTGTGGACGgagctgaatgacaagtatgcAGAGAGCGACAACGACAacgagtccttcatggtggcaagCTACCTGAACTTTCGCATGGGAGATGGCAGATCAGTCATGGAACAAATCCATGAGCTACAACTGATCGTGCGGGACTTAGGCCAGTATGGCTGTGTCCTCCCGGAGAACTTTCAGATTAATGCCATTCTGGCCAAGCTGCCCACTTCTTGGCGTGACTTTGTCACCGCACGTCGGCATTTAAAGCAGCGACtgactcttaatgagctcattgctGCGATAAATGTCGAGGAGAAGTCCAAGGCAGGCTATGGTGGGGGGAAGGTGCCCGCTCAAGCAAACCTTGTCGAGCACAAGAACCATCCTGGCAAGAATGCGAAGAAAGAGAATACCAAGCCTGGTTTTTCGGGACCGAAGGCTAatgcaatgaagaagaagaaaaaacccgAGATTGTCTGCTACGTCTGCGGCGAgtcggatcacaaagccaacaGATGCCGCAATCGTAAGGGCAAGGGGCCAACACCTGAGCAGCAGAAGGCAGCCAAAGCCTAA